One segment of Paenibacillus sp. FSL R7-0337 DNA contains the following:
- a CDS encoding MFS transporter, translating into MSNKTLPQAPPVPLGESRNLQQATIYRILLAVSFVHLFNDSIQALIPAMFPVLKDNLVLSYAQIGWIAFALNLTSSVIQPIIGFAADRKPRPILLPLGMCCTFAGVFLLAFAGNYVLVIVSVMLVGFGSAAFHPEGMRVAHMAAGQRKGLSQSIFQVGGNAGQALGPLLMKWVFIPFGQMGALGFTVIAAAGVAIQAYVARWYREMLDAGYTFRKKSAARSIDPARSKRILITTVILVFIVFVRSWYGASIGGYYAFYLMDKYGMTLDKAQIYIFIYLAAGAVGTFFGGPLADRFGRRNLILVSMIGTVPFALALPFVNQFWAAVLLIISGFILLSSFSVTVIYAQMLYPGNIGTVSGLITGLAFGLGGIGSVVIGHLIDTIGIATVFVACGFLPLLGLLALLLPGDKKLEEWAAE; encoded by the coding sequence ATGTCCAACAAGACCCTGCCTCAAGCTCCCCCCGTCCCTCTGGGGGAATCACGCAATCTGCAGCAGGCTACCATCTACCGCATTTTGCTCGCCGTCAGCTTTGTTCATTTATTCAACGATTCCATTCAGGCATTGATTCCGGCGATGTTCCCTGTACTGAAAGATAACCTGGTACTCTCCTATGCCCAGATCGGCTGGATAGCGTTCGCGCTGAACCTTACCTCTTCGGTAATACAGCCTATTATCGGCTTCGCCGCTGACCGTAAGCCGCGTCCGATCCTGCTGCCGCTGGGGATGTGCTGTACCTTTGCCGGAGTGTTCCTGCTGGCTTTTGCCGGTAATTATGTATTAGTGATTGTGTCCGTAATGCTGGTGGGCTTCGGATCAGCTGCGTTCCATCCGGAAGGCATGCGCGTGGCTCATATGGCCGCCGGTCAGCGCAAGGGGCTGTCGCAATCCATATTCCAGGTGGGCGGAAACGCCGGCCAGGCTTTGGGTCCTCTATTAATGAAGTGGGTATTCATTCCCTTCGGTCAGATGGGTGCTCTCGGCTTCACCGTTATCGCCGCTGCCGGAGTAGCCATCCAAGCCTATGTGGCCCGCTGGTACCGTGAGATGCTGGATGCCGGATACACCTTCCGCAAAAAGTCAGCGGCCCGCTCCATCGACCCTGCCCGCAGCAAACGTATTCTGATTACAACGGTTATTCTGGTCTTCATCGTATTCGTGCGATCCTGGTACGGCGCCTCTATCGGCGGGTATTATGCCTTCTACTTAATGGACAAATACGGGATGACGCTGGATAAGGCACAGATCTATATCTTCATCTATCTCGCTGCCGGCGCTGTCGGCACTTTCTTCGGGGGCCCGCTCGCAGACCGCTTCGGCCGCCGCAATCTTATTCTGGTCTCGATGATCGGGACGGTGCCGTTTGCGCTGGCCCTGCCTTTTGTGAACCAGTTCTGGGCGGCCGTCCTGCTGATTATCTCCGGGTTCATTCTACTATCCAGCTTCTCCGTCACGGTTATCTACGCGCAGATGCTGTATCCAGGCAATATCGGTACGGTCTCGGGTCTAATTACCGGCCTTGCCTTCGGGCTTGGCGGAATTGGCTCTGTCGTAATCGGGCATCTGATCGACACGATCGGAATCGCCACGGTGTTCGTGGCCTGCGGCTTCCTGCCGCTGCTCGGCCTGTTGGCTCTGCTGCTGCCTGGTGACAAGAAGCTCGAGGAATGGGCAGCGGAATAA
- a CDS encoding PBP1A family penicillin-binding protein, whose product MSQYGKLVLDRYPEKMILPESSVIMASDGTVLRRIPLPETGYRIKAGLGEMPQLLIDTFIAVEDRRFYSHKGLDYQGIARALVNNTERMGVSEGGSSITQQLARGLYLNRGQNLLRKLNEASIALALEKQLSKDEILQLYLNQIYMGQGQYGVKSAAERYFGITDLKHLEIGQIATLAAIPKGPSIYNPADNLERSASRRNLVLRIMQQQQLITTEQMTAAMKSTYVPPVKDKTEIVGASYMGAAIQEAMRQTGLSQKELSTGGYTLVTGMNIEAQRAMERAFSQEEAFPPDGKNQRAEAAMVIMDQRTGEVAALLGGRNPRTGGLNRAVTPSRQPGSALKPIIDYGPALESGKYTPDSLLPDIKTTYGSYSPANLNGVYRGQVSMRVALQQSINAPAVWLLKQVGVSYARGFAARLGIELAAEDNHLAIALGGLYSGVSPLMMAQAYTVFANGGILNKAYLVRSIRNSQNQVVYSHVAAPQQAISVRTAADMTAMLRQAVSDGTGRRARMNVTVAGKTGTTQLDLPGVPGKANRDLWFVGYTPRWTAAVWMGFDHSDPDNYMTAGSGLAAAMFAKVLSML is encoded by the coding sequence ATGAGTCAGTATGGAAAGCTGGTGCTGGACCGTTATCCGGAGAAAATGATTTTACCGGAGTCAAGCGTCATTATGGCCTCTGACGGAACAGTGTTGCGGAGAATACCGCTGCCTGAAACGGGCTATCGAATCAAAGCAGGACTAGGAGAAATGCCGCAGCTGCTCATAGATACTTTCATCGCTGTAGAGGACCGCCGTTTTTACAGTCATAAAGGTCTGGACTACCAGGGAATAGCCCGTGCATTAGTCAATAATACCGAACGGATGGGGGTATCTGAGGGTGGAAGCAGCATCACCCAGCAGCTGGCAAGAGGGTTGTATCTGAACCGGGGGCAGAATCTGCTGCGTAAGCTGAACGAAGCCTCAATAGCATTGGCCCTGGAGAAGCAGTTATCGAAGGATGAGATTCTGCAGTTGTATCTCAACCAAATTTATATGGGACAAGGGCAATATGGGGTGAAATCTGCAGCGGAGCGTTATTTTGGTATAACTGATCTGAAGCATTTGGAGATCGGGCAGATCGCGACGCTTGCGGCTATCCCCAAAGGGCCGTCTATTTACAATCCGGCAGACAACCTTGAACGGTCAGCAAGCAGACGGAATCTTGTCCTGCGGATTATGCAACAGCAACAGCTGATTACAACGGAACAGATGACGGCAGCAATGAAGAGCACCTACGTACCTCCGGTTAAGGATAAGACTGAGATTGTCGGGGCGTCCTATATGGGTGCGGCAATTCAGGAAGCGATGCGGCAGACAGGATTATCGCAAAAGGAGCTAAGCACAGGCGGATATACACTGGTGACGGGCATGAATATTGAGGCGCAGCGTGCTATGGAGCGGGCATTCTCACAGGAGGAGGCATTTCCGCCGGATGGCAAAAACCAGAGAGCAGAAGCAGCCATGGTCATCATGGACCAGCGGACCGGTGAAGTGGCTGCACTGTTGGGCGGGCGAAACCCGCGTACAGGCGGTCTGAACAGAGCCGTAACTCCCTCCCGGCAGCCAGGCTCCGCGCTCAAACCCATTATAGATTATGGGCCGGCGCTGGAGAGCGGGAAATATACGCCGGACAGTCTCCTGCCTGACATTAAAACAACCTATGGCAGCTACAGTCCGGCTAATCTGAACGGTGTATATCGTGGGCAGGTGAGCATGAGGGTTGCCCTGCAGCAGTCCATTAATGCCCCAGCGGTATGGTTACTGAAGCAGGTGGGGGTCAGCTATGCCCGTGGGTTTGCCGCCAGGCTGGGAATAGAACTCGCTGCAGAAGACAACCATCTGGCCATTGCCCTTGGAGGTCTGTATAGCGGGGTTTCTCCGCTCATGATGGCTCAAGCCTACACCGTCTTTGCGAATGGAGGCATTCTTAACAAGGCGTATCTGGTGCGTAGTATAAGGAATTCGCAGAACCAGGTGGTGTATTCACATGTCGCTGCGCCGCAGCAAGCCATTTCGGTACGTACCGCAGCGGATATGACTGCCATGCTCCGTCAGGCAGTGAGTGACGGGACGGGCAGACGGGCGCGAATGAATGTTACAGTCGCCGGTAAGACAGGAACCACGCAGTTGGATCTGCCGGGAGTCCCCGGCAAGGCCAACAGGGATTTATGGTTTGTAGGCTATACCCCTAGATGGACTGCAGCGGTATGGATGGGCTTCGACCACTCTGATCCGGACAACTACATGACTGCCGGCAGCGGGCTTGCGGCTGCTATGTTCGCCAAGGTTCTCTCCATGCTATGA
- a CDS encoding HAMP domain-containing sensor histidine kinase, translated as MNTKYISTIRWKFIWAFVLSILSGAALLLAGYRLVNSLVYLEPAEPSALYSLTLKWIINHIGSAPLMTAVGIASFLIFFFIYTRKIVSYLEEITSGIQQITKLDESHRIEVRTSDELGVLAENINIMSERLQHSLLEERKAVESKNELITGVSHDLRTPLTSVLGFLEYIEQDRCREETEIRYYVGIAYQKSLVLRKLIDDLFEYTRVNSSRLPLVLERLDLKAFMRQLAEESVPALTREGMTYELQDDTESLWIEAAPYELVRAYENLIANAIRYGKDGKRLVIGLSCEGNDAVVRISNFGEMIAEGDLPHIFERFYRAERSRSQITGGSGLGLAIAKGIVERHHGEITAHSTRSRTDFVTRFPVSS; from the coding sequence GTGAACACCAAATATATAAGCACTATCCGCTGGAAGTTTATCTGGGCCTTTGTGCTGAGCATTTTGTCGGGGGCAGCTCTGCTTTTGGCTGGCTATCGGCTGGTCAATTCCTTAGTTTATCTTGAGCCGGCGGAGCCCTCCGCGCTGTACTCACTTACTTTGAAATGGATCATCAACCATATCGGTTCAGCGCCGCTGATGACTGCTGTCGGGATTGCCAGCTTTCTGATTTTCTTCTTCATCTATACGCGTAAAATCGTCTCGTACCTCGAAGAGATCACCAGCGGTATCCAGCAGATCACAAAGCTTGATGAATCGCACCGGATTGAGGTTCGAACGTCGGACGAGCTGGGGGTACTTGCAGAGAACATCAACATCATGTCTGAGCGGCTACAGCATTCGCTGCTGGAAGAACGCAAGGCTGTCGAGTCCAAAAACGAGCTGATTACCGGTGTATCGCATGATCTCCGCACTCCGTTGACCTCAGTTCTTGGTTTTTTGGAGTATATTGAGCAGGACCGCTGCCGGGAAGAGACGGAGATACGTTACTATGTAGGGATTGCCTATCAGAAGTCATTGGTGCTGCGCAAGCTGATTGACGACTTGTTTGAATACACGCGGGTTAACAGCAGCAGACTGCCGTTAGTGCTGGAACGGCTCGATCTCAAGGCATTTATGCGCCAGCTTGCGGAGGAATCGGTTCCGGCACTGACCCGTGAAGGCATGACTTATGAACTGCAGGATGATACCGAATCGTTGTGGATTGAAGCGGCTCCTTATGAATTGGTACGTGCGTATGAGAATCTGATTGCCAATGCGATCCGGTACGGGAAGGACGGGAAACGGCTTGTGATTGGACTCAGCTGTGAAGGTAACGATGCAGTTGTGCGGATCAGCAATTTCGGCGAGATGATTGCGGAGGGGGATCTTCCACATATTTTTGAGCGGTTCTACCGGGCGGAGCGCTCCAGATCGCAGATTACCGGGGGATCGGGATTAGGTCTGGCGATTGCCAAGGGAATTGTGGAAAGGCACCATGGGGAGATTACGGCTCACAGCACCAGATCCCGGACTGACTTTGTTACCCGATTTCCGGTATCCTCCTGA
- a CDS encoding response regulator transcription factor, protein MNQETILLVDDEVEIVELLDIYFRNEGYRLLKAFDGREALECLGKEEVDLIILDVMMPHMDGIAACMKIREERNMPIIMLSAKNADMDKILGLSIGADDYVGKPFNPLELVARAKSQLRRYHKLNRDTSARTNEHELIFEDLLIDTLRHEVSVDNRKVKLTPREFSILELLARHQGQVLSMEQIYLKVWNEPFLDGGNTVMVHVRNIRDKIELDAKQPRYVQTVWGIGYKLDHPS, encoded by the coding sequence ATGAACCAAGAAACGATACTACTGGTGGATGATGAAGTGGAGATTGTGGAACTGCTGGATATCTATTTTCGCAATGAGGGGTACCGGCTGCTTAAGGCATTTGATGGAAGAGAGGCGCTTGAATGCCTTGGCAAGGAAGAGGTGGATCTCATTATACTCGATGTGATGATGCCACACATGGATGGGATTGCCGCCTGCATGAAGATTCGTGAAGAGCGCAACATGCCGATTATTATGCTCTCCGCCAAGAATGCCGATATGGACAAAATCCTTGGACTCAGCATCGGTGCAGACGATTATGTGGGCAAGCCGTTTAATCCGCTGGAACTGGTGGCGCGGGCCAAATCGCAGCTGCGACGTTACCATAAATTGAATCGGGACACTTCTGCCAGAACGAATGAGCATGAACTGATCTTTGAAGATTTGCTGATAGATACACTTCGGCATGAGGTAAGTGTGGACAATCGCAAGGTGAAGCTGACACCCCGCGAGTTTTCTATCCTGGAACTTCTGGCGCGGCATCAGGGACAGGTGCTCAGCATGGAGCAGATTTATCTGAAAGTGTGGAATGAGCCTTTTCTGGATGGTGGCAATACCGTGATGGTGCATGTCCGCAATATCCGCGACAAAATTGAGCTGGACGCAAAGCAGCCCCGTTATGTGCAGACCGTATGGGGCATTGGCTACAAACTGGATCATCCATCCTGA
- a CDS encoding molybdopterin-dependent oxidoreductase, which produces MKKILTGIRKGYGKKLVSIHLWNAWLVLILAVSGLMLVGGFWRELLGEGRVWLKWGHIVFGLVLLIPVVYYLLLAAKHWKRLKGKPAQKANVLFVLTLLIGWLISGVVLWQFRLAGPRAANTALFIHDLLTWVGLPVIIYHSITRVKWLKEPKKRTIVAEAVPVKETSSHAERARRAAPSEAQPMYSRRGFIKVAVGAGLAVTLGPTFVRWIGKSLQFPGTADYAATNANALIPDPVPLAESAPPIGGGAEGSFRVYTVTAIPAFDNSNWSFTIDGLVDKKLSWNWEEFVKLQREVQVSDFHCVTGWSVYKNTWEGLPLSKLLDMAGVQPGAVMVKFYSGDGVYTDSLTLDQARMDDIMVAVMHDGKPIPNQLGGPVRLVTPQMYAYKSVKWLNRIELINEDYVGYWEQRGYDKDAWLPGAKRV; this is translated from the coding sequence GTGAAAAAAATATTGACCGGCATCCGCAAAGGATACGGCAAGAAGCTCGTCTCGATTCACTTGTGGAATGCCTGGCTGGTCTTAATCCTTGCCGTTAGCGGTCTGATGCTGGTAGGCGGCTTCTGGAGAGAGCTGCTGGGTGAAGGCAGAGTGTGGCTGAAGTGGGGCCATATCGTGTTCGGTCTGGTGCTGTTGATCCCTGTAGTCTATTATCTGCTACTGGCAGCGAAGCACTGGAAGCGGCTCAAGGGTAAACCTGCGCAAAAAGCCAACGTCCTCTTCGTGCTGACGCTTTTGATCGGCTGGCTGATCTCAGGGGTTGTACTCTGGCAGTTCAGGCTCGCCGGGCCGAGAGCAGCGAATACTGCGTTATTCATCCATGATCTGCTGACCTGGGTCGGCCTGCCCGTAATCATCTATCACTCCATTACCCGGGTGAAGTGGCTGAAGGAGCCCAAGAAGCGCACGATTGTGGCAGAAGCTGTACCTGTAAAAGAGACCTCTTCTCACGCAGAACGGGCGCGGCGCGCGGCTCCTTCTGAAGCCCAGCCTATGTATTCACGCCGCGGGTTCATTAAGGTTGCGGTAGGCGCCGGGCTTGCTGTCACGCTCGGCCCTACTTTTGTCCGCTGGATCGGTAAATCCCTGCAGTTTCCGGGTACAGCCGACTATGCGGCAACCAATGCCAATGCATTGATTCCTGACCCTGTTCCGCTGGCGGAATCTGCACCTCCTATCGGCGGGGGAGCCGAGGGCAGCTTTCGGGTATATACGGTCACGGCCATTCCCGCGTTCGACAACTCCAACTGGTCTTTTACTATTGATGGCCTGGTGGATAAGAAGCTGAGCTGGAACTGGGAAGAGTTCGTTAAGCTGCAGCGTGAGGTGCAGGTCAGTGATTTCCACTGCGTGACAGGCTGGTCTGTGTACAAAAACACATGGGAGGGTCTACCCCTCTCGAAGCTGCTCGATATGGCCGGTGTGCAGCCTGGGGCCGTCATGGTCAAGTTCTACTCGGGAGACGGTGTCTATACGGACTCACTCACTCTGGATCAGGCAAGGATGGACGATATCATGGTGGCTGTGATGCACGATGGCAAACCTATCCCCAATCAGCTCGGCGGACCGGTTCGTCTCGTTACTCCGCAAATGTATGCCTATAAATCGGTTAAATGGCTGAACCGCATTGAGTTAATCAATGAAGATTATGTCGGGTATTGGGAACAGCGGGGGTATGACAAAGATGCCTGGCTGCCGGGTGCCAAGCGGGTGTAG
- a CDS encoding FtsX-like permease family protein, with translation MSLFRLTLRNVLHRRFLSLLTVCAVAITVAFIVLLVLSRQSVEQGAKKGYGPFDLVIGASGSETQLVLNTFYHIGAPTGNIPLAVLDEARRDPSVEAAFAMTTGDNYRGYPIVGIDSGYFFIRYGGSRLQEGKMYADTGDTIVGSYVARSLGLKIGDTFAGAHGLVQGEDHESSAPEHEEGHEEEHAAGESGGHAHEDFRYRVAGILPELHTPDDRAVFTTVDYAWAVHGLAPEEREITAVLVKPASLLGAHDLKQAFDGSGRVQAVYTSKAVSDVLNAVDQGSRLLGMLTAICVLLAGIAILLSLVAAASERTKDVGILRLLGKSRAYVWLSLTTEGLLVTATGLIAGLVTGHLGAYLLRDMLFSQAGIQIEPYHWTPEHWLIVLGALAIGLLSSLGPAFRMYRMHPLALFKS, from the coding sequence ATGAGCTTGTTCCGGCTTACCCTCCGCAATGTGTTGCACCGGCGGTTCCTGTCTCTGCTTACCGTGTGTGCTGTGGCGATTACAGTTGCCTTTATTGTCTTACTTGTTCTATCCCGGCAGAGTGTTGAGCAGGGGGCCAAGAAAGGCTATGGCCCTTTTGATCTTGTCATAGGGGCATCGGGCAGTGAGACACAACTGGTGCTCAATACCTTTTATCATATCGGGGCACCAACCGGGAATATCCCGCTCGCTGTACTGGATGAGGCACGGCGTGACCCGTCTGTGGAAGCTGCCTTTGCGATGACTACGGGCGACAACTACAGGGGCTACCCGATTGTCGGGATAGATTCCGGGTACTTCTTCATCCGTTACGGCGGCAGCAGGCTGCAGGAAGGCAAGATGTATGCCGATACTGGAGATACGATTGTAGGCTCTTACGTCGCCCGGTCGCTGGGACTGAAGATAGGCGATACCTTTGCGGGGGCGCATGGACTTGTGCAGGGAGAAGACCACGAATCCTCAGCTCCTGAGCATGAGGAGGGTCATGAGGAGGAGCATGCAGCGGGAGAATCAGGCGGGCATGCCCATGAGGATTTTCGGTATAGGGTAGCGGGGATTCTTCCAGAACTCCATACTCCGGATGACCGTGCGGTCTTTACAACGGTGGACTATGCCTGGGCTGTACATGGCCTGGCGCCTGAGGAGCGGGAGATTACGGCAGTGCTGGTTAAGCCGGCTAGTCTGCTGGGGGCCCATGATTTGAAGCAGGCGTTCGATGGCAGCGGCCGTGTTCAGGCGGTGTATACCAGCAAGGCTGTGTCCGATGTGTTGAATGCAGTGGATCAGGGCTCCCGGCTGCTGGGGATGCTGACGGCTATATGTGTGCTGCTCGCAGGTATTGCGATTCTATTATCTCTTGTTGCAGCAGCCTCAGAGCGGACCAAGGATGTCGGAATACTGCGTCTTCTCGGAAAATCACGGGCCTACGTATGGCTCTCCCTGACCACAGAAGGCCTGCTCGTAACGGCAACCGGACTTATCGCGGGGCTTGTGACCGGTCATCTCGGAGCTTATCTGCTGAGGGACATGCTGTTCTCGCAGGCTGGCATTCAAATCGAGCCCTACCACTGGACACCGGAGCATTGGCTTATTGTGCTTGGGGCGCTGGCTATAGGTCTGCTGTCCTCGCTTGGACCAGCCTTCCGGATGTACCGGATGCATCCGCTCGCCTTGTTCAAATCATAG
- a CDS encoding ABC transporter ATP-binding protein, whose translation MLQIQNLIKQFKVDGRAVPILDIPLWKVEQGECVAITGPSGSGKSTLLHLISGIMSTDSGRITVNGQPLHELTEAKRDAFRASAIGYVLQDFHLISSLTARQNVEIAMTARLPQKERRRIVDGWLEQVGLGGRGRHLPSQLSRGQQQRVAIVRAMVNHPPLLLADEPTGSLDWETADEISSLLLELSAAHGHTLIVVTHDLNMAERFPRRLNIQDINEVRREVLARQRSSFSGIDKEGVSL comes from the coding sequence TTGCTCCAGATTCAGAATTTGATCAAACAATTCAAAGTGGACGGCAGAGCTGTGCCGATTCTTGATATCCCGCTTTGGAAGGTTGAACAAGGAGAGTGCGTAGCCATTACCGGACCCAGCGGGTCCGGTAAAAGCACGCTTTTGCACTTGATCAGCGGCATCATGAGTACAGACAGCGGCAGAATTACCGTAAATGGACAGCCGCTTCACGAGTTAACTGAGGCGAAGCGCGATGCCTTCCGTGCTTCTGCTATCGGCTATGTGCTGCAGGACTTCCATCTGATTTCCTCGCTGACCGCGCGGCAGAATGTCGAGATTGCCATGACGGCCCGGCTTCCGCAAAAGGAGCGACGGCGTATAGTGGACGGCTGGCTGGAACAGGTGGGCCTGGGGGGCCGCGGAAGGCATCTGCCTTCTCAGCTCTCACGCGGGCAGCAGCAGCGTGTTGCCATTGTAAGAGCCATGGTCAATCACCCGCCGCTTCTGCTGGCAGATGAACCGACAGGCAGCTTGGACTGGGAGACTGCCGATGAGATATCCTCTTTGCTCTTGGAGCTTAGTGCAGCGCATGGACACACCTTAATCGTGGTAACACATGACCTCAATATGGCTGAACGGTTTCCGCGCCGCTTGAACATTCAGGATATCAATGAAGTACGCCGGGAGGTATTAGCCCGGCAGCGGTCCTCGTTCAGTGGGATAGACAAGGAGGGGGTTTCACTATGA
- a CDS encoding alkaline phosphatase, whose translation MRKGYMMNKLMRGMIVGGLAAAVVSGATLAGAAKSPANSGGAAKAQSKNLIVLIGDGMGPAQVSAARYFQQYTKGVKHLNLDPYYVGQATTYADRGEDSGKIVSGIVTDSASAGTAFATGHKTYNAGISVSNEDVSRPFASIIEAAESAGKATGLVTTARITHATPAVYASHVRNRDNESAIASQYLESGVDVLMGGGKQFFLTKEEKGKRTDKNLLPDFKAKGYTVVENTTALNALTSKNTKVLGLFGNSHVAYTPDRTPEIPSLAAMTSKALNILSTDKDGFVMMIEGGRIDHAGHANDLPTLVQEALDFDAAFKTAVDFAKKNGNTSVVVTADHETGGLSLSRDNIYEINIDLWNKQKHSSESLAADLEAAQTPEEIRKIVTANTWITDLTDEEVTQIMNGDGSSYKREGAYNAVISKRLLVGWSGHGHSAVDVGVWAYGPIADKVKGQIDNTQIATAGAGILGIDLNKRSAELQAKYVYPKFKISRDNEVLYPAQALVKALGGTYTGNTSAAKLAFGKNTIDVDLTGKTAKLNSKAAAYTVDVDNNVLYLPLSAFNQLKGTTLTWDALSERIVLR comes from the coding sequence ATGAGGAAGGGGTATATGATGAACAAGTTAATGAGGGGCATGATTGTTGGAGGATTGGCGGCAGCCGTAGTATCAGGAGCAACCCTTGCAGGTGCGGCCAAGAGCCCGGCAAATTCCGGGGGCGCTGCCAAGGCCCAGTCTAAGAATCTTATTGTTCTGATCGGCGACGGCATGGGCCCGGCCCAAGTGTCTGCGGCAAGATATTTTCAGCAATATACCAAGGGAGTCAAGCACCTGAACCTCGATCCATACTACGTGGGACAAGCTACTACATATGCAGACCGGGGAGAGGACAGCGGTAAAATCGTATCCGGGATCGTCACAGACTCCGCCTCTGCCGGTACTGCATTTGCTACAGGCCATAAAACCTATAACGCAGGCATCAGCGTCTCTAATGAGGATGTTTCGAGGCCCTTTGCTTCCATTATTGAAGCTGCCGAGAGCGCAGGCAAGGCCACAGGCCTTGTGACCACTGCCCGTATCACCCATGCCACACCAGCCGTGTATGCTTCCCATGTCCGTAACCGTGACAACGAATCGGCGATTGCCTCGCAGTATCTGGAGAGCGGAGTGGATGTGCTGATGGGCGGCGGGAAGCAGTTCTTCCTGACCAAGGAGGAGAAGGGCAAGCGTACAGATAAGAACCTGCTGCCTGACTTCAAAGCGAAAGGGTACACGGTAGTTGAGAATACCACCGCCTTAAATGCACTTACTTCCAAGAATACCAAGGTGTTAGGTTTGTTCGGTAACTCCCATGTGGCTTATACTCCAGACCGCACTCCGGAAATTCCGAGCCTGGCGGCGATGACCTCCAAGGCACTGAATATTCTGTCTACCGATAAAGATGGCTTCGTTATGATGATTGAAGGCGGGCGTATCGACCATGCCGGTCACGCCAACGACCTGCCGACCCTGGTGCAGGAAGCGCTCGACTTCGACGCAGCCTTCAAGACAGCGGTTGATTTTGCGAAGAAAAATGGCAACACCTCCGTAGTGGTTACGGCTGACCATGAGACAGGCGGCCTCTCACTCTCGCGTGACAATATCTATGAGATTAACATCGATCTGTGGAACAAGCAGAAGCACTCCTCCGAGAGTCTGGCAGCCGATCTTGAAGCAGCACAGACACCGGAAGAGATTCGCAAGATCGTAACCGCAAACACCTGGATTACAGATCTGACGGATGAGGAAGTTACCCAGATTATGAATGGCGACGGTTCTTCGTACAAACGGGAAGGCGCATATAATGCAGTAATTTCCAAGCGTCTGCTGGTCGGCTGGTCGGGTCATGGTCACTCTGCGGTGGATGTTGGGGTGTGGGCGTATGGCCCGATTGCTGACAAGGTGAAGGGACAGATTGACAATACGCAGATCGCAACGGCAGGAGCAGGCATACTGGGAATTGATCTGAACAAACGTTCCGCAGAGCTGCAAGCGAAATATGTCTATCCGAAATTCAAAATCAGCCGCGACAATGAGGTGCTCTACCCGGCACAGGCACTGGTGAAGGCGCTTGGAGGAACCTATACAGGGAACACCTCTGCTGCCAAGCTGGCTTTTGGAAAGAATACGATCGACGTCGATCTGACAGGTAAAACAGCGAAGCTGAACAGCAAAGCGGCCGCATATACGGTGGATGTGGATAACAATGTACTCTACCTTCCGCTTAGTGCATTCAACCAGTTGAAGGGCACGACCCTAACCTGGGATGCCTTGTCCGAACGCATTGTACTCAGATAG